A region from the Pseudomonas promysalinigenes genome encodes:
- the zapE gene encoding cell division protein ZapE, with product MSAWIPSPLRQLGQRLRGASSNPGELLSWFEQKARSRGYQLSDGQRMVIDSMARQLAQLQNGKPRSLYLYGAVGRGKSWLLDGFFEAVPVTNKRRLHFHDFFARLHQGMHQHRQLGDALGATLDQLLGDCQVLCFDEFHVHDIGDAMLLTRLFNALFARGIFVLLTSNYAPEGLLPNPLYHERFLPVIRLINSSMQVLEVGGDIDLRSLPANREQQRFTQGHFVWPGDGMQRKALNLPEAQPLLLEVNKRPLRALAVEGRRVMLAFDDVCEKATAVIDYLVMAAQYDEWIIDGLDDLAQCSLAAQQRFVNLVDVLYDQDRQLTVIGKRPLTQSLEGPLADLMRTRSRLGQLKQLGPA from the coding sequence TTGTCTGCCTGGATCCCTTCCCCGCTGCGCCAGCTCGGCCAGCGTTTGCGCGGTGCGTCGTCCAACCCCGGTGAACTGCTCAGCTGGTTCGAGCAGAAGGCGCGCAGCCGTGGCTACCAGCTCAGTGACGGTCAGCGCATGGTCATCGACAGCATGGCCAGGCAGCTTGCGCAGCTGCAAAACGGCAAGCCGCGCAGCCTTTATCTGTACGGCGCGGTGGGCCGCGGCAAGAGCTGGCTGCTCGATGGTTTTTTCGAGGCAGTGCCGGTGACAAACAAGCGTCGTCTGCATTTCCACGACTTCTTCGCTCGCCTGCACCAAGGCATGCACCAGCACCGCCAACTGGGCGATGCGCTGGGCGCAACCTTGGACCAATTGCTGGGCGACTGCCAGGTGCTGTGCTTCGACGAATTCCATGTGCATGACATCGGCGATGCAATGCTGCTGACCCGGCTGTTCAACGCGCTGTTCGCCCGCGGCATTTTCGTCTTGTTAACGTCCAACTACGCCCCTGAAGGTCTGCTACCCAATCCGCTGTACCACGAGCGGTTCCTGCCGGTGATCCGCCTGATCAACAGTTCGATGCAAGTGCTTGAGGTCGGTGGCGACATCGATTTGCGCAGCCTGCCGGCCAACCGCGAACAGCAACGTTTCACCCAAGGGCATTTTGTGTGGCCGGGCGATGGGATGCAGCGCAAAGCGTTGAACCTACCAGAGGCTCAACCATTGCTGCTGGAAGTGAATAAGCGCCCTTTGCGCGCTCTGGCCGTCGAGGGCCGCAGGGTGATGCTGGCTTTTGATGATGTATGCGAAAAAGCCACGGCGGTCATCGATTATCTGGTAATGGCCGCGCAGTACGATGAGTGGATCATCGATGGGCTGGATGACCTGGCGCAATGCTCACTGGCGGCGCAGCAGCGCTTCGTCAACCTGGTGGATGTGCTGTATGACCAAGATCGGCAGCTTACGGTCATTGGTAAGCGGCCCCTGACGCAGAGCCTGGAGGGTCCATTAGCCGATCTCATGCGCACGCGCAGCCGGTTGGGGCAGTTGAAACAGCTGGGCCCTGCGTGA
- a CDS encoding DUF465 domain-containing protein, with protein MPVSHDLYQDLHYPREIVQQRRQADKDLDRLLDEYVDIDNQVLAAEAISAGNFVDEDLRRLKERRLALKYMIERQLERKA; from the coding sequence ATGCCTGTTTCACACGATCTCTATCAAGACCTGCACTACCCACGAGAAATCGTCCAGCAAAGGCGCCAGGCCGACAAAGACCTGGACCGCTTGCTCGACGAGTATGTGGACATCGATAACCAAGTATTGGCAGCCGAAGCGATCTCCGCTGGCAATTTCGTCGATGAAGATCTACGTCGGTTGAAGGAGCGCCGCCTGGCCTTGAAATACATGATCGAGCGCCAGCTAGAGCGCAAGGCCTGA
- a CDS encoding propionyl-CoA synthetase: MTYQHSYAQSINDPAAFWAEQAQSLAWYRAPSLILQGNPDGTHRWFADGRLNSCYLALDRQIELGRGEQLALIYDSPVTGVQQTYTYNHLRDEVARLAGLLQQLGVGKGDGVIIYMPMVPQAAMAMLACARIGAVHSVVFGGFAANELALRIDDARPALLLTASCGLEFDRVVEYKPLVDRALQLARHQPRKVLVLQRPQALAQLQSERDLDWQQALATAEPVAPVALDAGDPLYIMYTSGTTGKPKGIVRENGGNAVALCYAMRHIYGMQAGDVWWGISDVGWVVGHSLIVYGPLMSGCTTVFYEGKPIRTPDASAYWRVVEQYKVNALFCAPTAMRAIRKEDPEGELIRKHDLGSLRQLFLAGEKLDSSTHQWLEQVTGKAVHDHWWQTETGWPVTAPCVGLEGSAARPGSSNRAVPGYHVRVLDDEGHTLGADQHGAIVITLPLPPGCSQTLWGDHERYLQAYLQTYPGYYHTGDGGYLDEDGFVYIMGRTDDVINVSGHRLSTGEMEDLVARHPAVAECAVIGVHDEIKGQVPLALVVLKDGERITQAQLLAELVGSVREQIGALACFNRVRLVKRLPKTRSGKILRAVLRKIADGQAYVPPSTLDDPAVLMEIETVLADLPRAG; encoded by the coding sequence ATGACCTACCAGCACAGCTATGCCCAGTCCATTAACGACCCAGCCGCCTTCTGGGCCGAACAGGCCCAATCATTGGCCTGGTACCGCGCCCCCTCGCTGATTTTGCAAGGCAACCCAGATGGCACCCATCGCTGGTTTGCCGACGGCCGCTTGAACAGCTGCTACCTGGCCCTGGACCGGCAAATTGAACTGGGCCGCGGCGAGCAACTGGCGCTGATCTACGATTCGCCCGTCACGGGCGTACAGCAGACCTATACCTATAACCACCTGCGCGATGAAGTGGCGCGCCTGGCTGGGCTGTTACAGCAGTTGGGCGTTGGCAAGGGCGATGGCGTGATCATCTACATGCCGATGGTGCCCCAAGCGGCCATGGCCATGCTGGCCTGCGCGCGGATCGGCGCGGTACATTCGGTGGTATTCGGCGGCTTTGCCGCCAATGAACTGGCCCTGCGCATCGACGATGCGCGCCCAGCGCTGTTGCTCACTGCCTCCTGCGGGCTGGAGTTCGATCGGGTGGTGGAATACAAACCGCTGGTGGACCGCGCGTTGCAGTTGGCACGCCATCAACCTCGCAAGGTGCTGGTGCTGCAGAGGCCACAGGCTTTGGCGCAACTGCAATCGGAACGTGATCTGGACTGGCAACAGGCATTGGCCACTGCCGAACCCGTAGCCCCGGTAGCTCTGGATGCCGGCGATCCGCTCTACATCATGTATACCTCAGGCACCACTGGCAAACCCAAGGGTATCGTCCGGGAAAACGGTGGCAACGCAGTGGCGCTCTGCTACGCGATGCGTCATATCTACGGCATGCAAGCGGGTGATGTGTGGTGGGGCATTTCCGATGTCGGCTGGGTGGTCGGGCATTCGTTGATCGTCTATGGGCCGTTGATGAGCGGCTGTACCACGGTGTTCTACGAGGGCAAGCCGATTCGCACGCCGGATGCTTCGGCGTACTGGCGGGTGGTTGAACAGTACAAGGTCAATGCCTTGTTCTGCGCACCGACCGCCATGCGGGCAATCCGCAAAGAAGACCCGGAGGGCGAACTGATCCGCAAGCATGATCTGGGCTCGCTGCGCCAGCTGTTCCTGGCGGGTGAGAAGCTCGACTCCAGCACCCACCAGTGGCTGGAGCAGGTCACCGGCAAGGCGGTGCATGATCATTGGTGGCAGACTGAAACCGGCTGGCCGGTGACTGCACCTTGCGTGGGGCTCGAGGGCAGTGCAGCGCGGCCAGGTTCGAGCAATCGAGCGGTGCCTGGCTACCATGTGCGGGTGCTGGATGACGAAGGGCATACACTTGGCGCTGATCAACACGGGGCCATCGTCATAACCCTGCCACTGCCGCCTGGTTGCAGCCAAACACTGTGGGGCGACCACGAGCGTTACCTGCAGGCTTATCTGCAGACCTACCCAGGTTATTACCATACCGGTGACGGCGGTTACCTGGACGAGGACGGCTTTGTCTACATCATGGGGCGCACCGATGACGTGATCAACGTGTCTGGCCACCGGCTGTCAACGGGGGAGATGGAGGACTTGGTCGCTCGCCACCCGGCAGTGGCCGAGTGCGCGGTCATCGGGGTGCATGATGAGATCAAGGGCCAAGTGCCGCTTGCGCTGGTGGTGCTCAAGGATGGTGAGCGCATCACCCAGGCGCAGCTGTTGGCCGAGTTGGTGGGCAGTGTACGAGAGCAGATTGGCGCGCTGGCGTGCTTCAATCGAGTACGGCTGGTCAAACGCTTGCCCAAGACGCGCTCGGGCAAGATCCTGCGGGCGGTGTTGCGCAAGATCGCCGATGGGCAGGCGTATGTGCCTCCTTCCACACTCGATGACCCGGCCGTGTTGATGGAGATCGAGACCGTGCTGGCAGACCTGCCCAGGGCCGGATGA
- a CDS encoding ATP-binding protein — protein sequence MTADTALAAAVERCAQEPIQVPGSIQPHGFLLVLDEQDLRVLQASENAEQWLGVPAQELIGHRFADVISDSFDLRSHLQRLSIDEPFPFHIGDVSLRHGAPCNEALRLLAHRHDQVLIAEFEPFRQPAGLADQSDYYPLVRGFVSSLHNADSLEQLLHECVVQVKRITGFGRVKAYRFDTEGNGQVLAELADEGYPQYLGLHFPAADIPRQARELYRVSRIRVIEDANYQASALLPALNPRTGKALDMSFAALRSVSPVHLQYMRNMGTLASMSLSIVVDGQLWGLISCHHAQPRAVEFRTRTACELLASVLSLQIETRESHANTSRLLELRQHIVSMISSMADHDSVSDGLRELPEVLLEFAGANGAAVISAERCDLIGQTPPAAQVNALVHWLGQRAGLTVFHTNNVRRDIDELPELAAHAGGVLAVAISQIHSHYLVWFRPEQVRTVQWAGRPDKQIGPQGALNPRHSFERWQEQISGYSQPWSPQILEGVLELRTSVLGIVLRKAEEMAQMANELRRSNKELEAFSYSVSHDLRAPLRHIAGYTELLGEIEGQHLSERGTRFLKHIEEAAHFAGSLVDNLLNFSQMGRSALRLADVDLNALVDTIRQELAPDYEGREIIWDIAPLPKVIADPAFINLALHNLIANAIKYTRGREPAHIEMRAYQHASETEISIRDNGVGFDMAYANKLFGVFQRLHRMEDFEGTGIGLASVRRIIERHDGRVWAVGQVDQGASFHFTLPRHPATT from the coding sequence ATGACTGCAGACACTGCCCTCGCCGCTGCTGTCGAGCGCTGCGCACAAGAACCGATCCAGGTGCCCGGCAGCATCCAGCCCCACGGCTTTCTTCTGGTGCTGGACGAGCAAGACCTGCGAGTGCTCCAAGCCAGCGAGAACGCCGAACAATGGCTAGGCGTTCCGGCGCAGGAGTTGATCGGTCATCGCTTCGCCGACGTCATCAGTGACAGTTTCGATCTACGCTCCCATCTTCAGCGCTTATCCATAGATGAGCCCTTTCCGTTTCATATCGGTGATGTGTCCCTGCGCCATGGGGCTCCTTGCAACGAAGCGCTACGCCTGCTCGCCCACCGCCATGACCAAGTACTGATCGCCGAGTTCGAACCTTTTCGCCAGCCTGCCGGCCTGGCCGACCAGAGCGACTACTACCCTCTGGTCCGTGGATTCGTCAGCAGCCTGCACAATGCAGACAGCCTCGAGCAATTGCTGCATGAGTGTGTCGTACAGGTCAAACGCATAACCGGCTTTGGTCGGGTCAAAGCCTACCGTTTCGACACCGAGGGCAATGGCCAGGTACTGGCGGAACTGGCTGACGAGGGTTATCCGCAGTACCTGGGCCTGCACTTCCCTGCTGCCGACATCCCCCGCCAGGCCCGGGAGCTGTATCGGGTAAGCCGCATCCGCGTGATCGAGGATGCCAATTACCAAGCTTCAGCACTGCTACCAGCCCTCAACCCGCGCACTGGCAAGGCCCTGGACATGAGCTTTGCCGCGCTGCGTAGCGTTTCGCCCGTGCACCTGCAGTACATGCGCAACATGGGCACGCTTGCATCAATGTCGCTTTCGATCGTGGTGGATGGCCAGCTCTGGGGACTCATTTCCTGCCATCACGCGCAGCCACGGGCAGTGGAATTTCGCACTCGCACCGCCTGCGAACTGTTGGCCAGCGTGTTATCGCTGCAGATCGAAACACGCGAATCTCACGCCAATACCAGCCGGTTACTGGAGCTGCGTCAGCACATCGTAAGCATGATCTCATCGATGGCCGATCACGACAGTGTCAGTGATGGCTTGCGTGAACTACCCGAGGTACTGCTGGAGTTCGCCGGAGCCAACGGCGCCGCAGTTATCAGTGCTGAACGTTGCGACCTGATCGGCCAAACGCCGCCGGCAGCGCAAGTCAACGCCCTGGTGCACTGGCTGGGCCAACGCGCCGGCCTGACCGTTTTTCATACCAACAACGTGCGCCGCGACATCGATGAGCTCCCCGAGCTTGCAGCCCACGCCGGGGGCGTACTGGCGGTGGCCATCTCGCAGATCCATTCGCATTACCTTGTCTGGTTCCGCCCCGAGCAGGTGCGCACAGTCCAATGGGCCGGGCGTCCGGACAAGCAAATTGGCCCACAGGGCGCACTGAATCCGCGGCATAGTTTTGAGCGCTGGCAGGAGCAGATCAGTGGTTATTCCCAGCCGTGGTCCCCACAGATACTGGAAGGCGTGCTCGAACTGCGCACCTCGGTTCTGGGCATTGTTTTGCGCAAAGCCGAGGAGATGGCGCAAATGGCCAATGAGCTACGCCGCTCGAACAAGGAACTTGAAGCCTTTTCCTACAGCGTGTCCCACGACCTACGCGCGCCATTACGGCATATCGCCGGCTATACCGAATTGCTTGGCGAAATCGAAGGCCAGCATTTGAGTGAACGTGGCACCCGTTTTCTCAAGCACATCGAAGAGGCTGCGCATTTTGCTGGCAGCCTGGTCGACAACCTGCTCAACTTTTCCCAGATGGGTCGCTCGGCCCTGCGCCTGGCGGATGTCGACCTCAATGCCCTGGTCGACACCATTCGCCAGGAGCTTGCGCCTGATTACGAAGGCCGCGAGATCATCTGGGACATTGCACCGCTGCCCAAGGTGATCGCCGACCCGGCCTTCATCAACCTGGCGTTGCATAACCTGATCGCCAACGCGATCAAATATACCCGCGGCCGTGAGCCTGCACACATCGAGATGCGTGCCTACCAGCACGCTAGCGAAACCGAGATCAGCATCCGAGACAATGGTGTAGGATTCGATATGGCCTACGCCAACAAACTGTTCGGGGTGTTCCAACGTTTGCACCGTATGGAAGACTTCGAAGGCACCGGAATCGGCCTGGCCAGTGTGCGGCGGATCATCGAGCGTCATGATGGGCGAGTCTGGGCCGTAGGCCAGGTCGACCAGGGCGCTAGCTTCCACTTCACACTGCCCCGTCACCCGGCAACTACCTGA
- a CDS encoding response regulator → MLSKPLKLLMVEDSSMDAELTLMRLERSGLQVQSQLVFDHIGVEQALHQASFDLILCDCVLPGSSGTDVLAIAQRLAPDTPFIFLSGIYGEEHAVEMIRLGATDYVLKKNLPLLPKAVRRALTEVHERQRRRYAEEALADVEARARIAIDAAGMGTWDLRPQQGLLVWDNRCKALFGLPPETEMDLDVFYAGIYHEDLAKVREAVEQAMRPDSDGIYRVEFRTAEPNGMEPRWLLSSGQAQFYDGQCTRFSGVLQDIHTQRQATQALKQLNEMLGERVERRTRERDRAWELSQDLLAVLNKDLTPVALNPAWEASLGFSRERLSQASLLHLLPDADQQALLSELGALAHGRTSARFVGRIQHAGGQLRWLSWVVVPEDTLLYVVARDITSERESALGLAQANTRLREQITERERIEAALQQMQRLEAVGQLTAGVAHDFNNLLTVILTGASFLERDLAKADVDKARSRLTHIREAGERGAKLTSQLLAFSRRQRLEPVPLNLNRTLTGLEELLSRTLGGNILVRLDLDHSLWHALTDPTQTEMIILNLAINARDAMPEGGQLTLSTRNTRVKARPHRPEDPEPGEYVMLSIRDTGCGMSEEVLAKVFEPFFTTKDIGKGSGLGLAQVFGFAKQSGGGVRIDTEPGHGTQVAVYLPAVKHEVDADPAPQAISQPIDDSGRDRTVLLVDDDHLVRDMLGDVLRQYGYEVRQAHSGEQALALLDDDIDLLLTDFAMPEFNGGQLALAARQRHPQLPVVFLTGYAELEGLELPGSLVLQKPVQADELARVLSDVLRLNP, encoded by the coding sequence ATGTTGTCCAAACCGCTGAAATTGTTGATGGTCGAAGACAGCTCGATGGATGCCGAGCTGACCCTGATGCGCCTGGAACGCAGCGGGCTGCAGGTGCAGTCACAACTGGTGTTCGACCACATTGGCGTCGAGCAAGCCCTGCATCAGGCCAGCTTCGACCTGATCCTGTGCGACTGCGTGCTGCCCGGCTCCTCCGGCACCGATGTGTTGGCCATCGCCCAACGCTTGGCCCCTGACACCCCGTTCATCTTTCTTTCGGGCATCTACGGGGAAGAACATGCGGTGGAGATGATCCGCCTGGGCGCTACCGATTATGTCTTGAAGAAAAACTTGCCGCTGCTGCCAAAGGCCGTGCGTCGGGCCCTCACCGAAGTGCATGAACGCCAGCGCCGGCGTTACGCCGAAGAAGCCTTGGCCGATGTCGAAGCTCGGGCGCGCATCGCCATCGATGCTGCTGGCATGGGCACGTGGGATTTGCGCCCACAGCAAGGGCTGCTGGTCTGGGATAATCGCTGCAAGGCTCTGTTCGGTTTGCCGCCCGAAACGGAAATGGACCTGGATGTCTTCTATGCCGGTATTTACCACGAGGACCTGGCTAAAGTGCGCGAAGCCGTGGAGCAGGCCATGCGCCCGGACAGCGACGGGATATACCGGGTCGAGTTCCGTACCGCCGAACCCAACGGTATGGAGCCGCGCTGGCTGCTCAGCAGCGGCCAGGCCCAGTTTTACGACGGGCAGTGCACGCGGTTTTCTGGGGTGCTGCAGGACATTCACACTCAGCGCCAGGCAACCCAGGCGCTCAAGCAGCTCAACGAAATGCTGGGCGAACGCGTCGAGCGCCGTACCCGAGAACGGGACCGCGCCTGGGAGTTGTCCCAGGACCTGCTTGCCGTGCTCAACAAAGACCTGACGCCTGTAGCGCTCAACCCAGCCTGGGAAGCCAGCCTGGGCTTTTCTCGCGAGCGCCTGAGCCAGGCCTCGCTGCTGCACCTGCTGCCAGACGCAGACCAGCAAGCATTGCTCAGCGAGCTGGGTGCTCTTGCGCACGGGCGCACCAGTGCGCGGTTCGTTGGTCGCATTCAGCACGCCGGAGGCCAGTTGCGTTGGCTGTCCTGGGTGGTGGTGCCGGAAGACACCTTGCTCTACGTGGTGGCTCGCGATATTACCAGCGAGCGAGAAAGCGCTTTGGGCCTTGCGCAAGCCAACACACGCCTGCGCGAGCAGATCACCGAGCGTGAACGCATCGAGGCGGCGCTGCAGCAGATGCAACGGCTTGAGGCTGTCGGTCAGCTGACCGCAGGTGTGGCCCACGACTTCAACAATCTGCTCACGGTCATTCTCACTGGAGCCAGCTTCCTTGAACGCGATCTGGCCAAGGCGGATGTCGACAAGGCTCGCAGCCGCCTGACGCATATCCGCGAAGCCGGCGAGCGCGGCGCCAAGCTGACGTCGCAACTGCTCGCCTTTTCCCGTCGCCAGCGCCTGGAACCGGTGCCGTTGAACCTCAATCGTACTTTGACCGGCCTGGAAGAACTGTTGAGCCGCACCTTGGGTGGCAACATCCTAGTACGCCTGGACCTTGATCACAGCCTATGGCACGCGCTGACCGACCCCACCCAGACCGAGATGATCATTCTCAACCTGGCGATCAACGCACGTGACGCCATGCCCGAAGGTGGCCAGTTGACCCTGTCGACTCGCAACACGCGAGTCAAGGCTCGTCCTCACCGTCCCGAAGACCCGGAACCGGGCGAGTATGTGATGCTGAGCATTCGCGATACAGGCTGTGGCATGAGCGAGGAGGTGTTGGCCAAGGTGTTCGAGCCGTTCTTCACCACCAAGGATATCGGCAAAGGCTCTGGGCTTGGGTTAGCTCAGGTATTTGGCTTTGCCAAGCAATCCGGGGGCGGAGTGCGCATTGATACCGAGCCAGGCCATGGTACCCAAGTTGCTGTTTATCTACCGGCAGTGAAGCACGAAGTCGATGCAGACCCTGCCCCGCAAGCCATCAGCCAACCGATCGATGACAGCGGACGGGACCGCACGGTGTTGCTGGTAGACGACGATCACTTGGTGCGCGACATGCTCGGTGACGTGTTACGCCAGTATGGCTACGAGGTCCGCCAGGCGCACAGTGGGGAACAGGCGTTGGCCCTGTTGGACGACGATATCGACCTGCTGCTGACCGACTTTGCCATGCCCGAATTCAACGGCGGACAATTGGCTCTGGCGGCGCGCCAACGACACCCGCAGTTGCCCGTGGTATTTCTGACTGGGTATGCAGAGCTCGAAGGACTTGAGCTGCCTGGCAGTCTGGTGCTGCAGAAGCCGGTGCAGGCGGATGAGCTTGCCAGGGTACTCAGCGACGTGCTGCGCCTGAACCCGTAG
- a CDS encoding response regulator: MLKPILLVEDNPRDLELTLLALERSQLANEVIVLRDGADALDYLLRRNAYVDRDDGNPAVLLLDLKLPKIDGLEVLKAVRNTPELRSIPTVMLTSSREEPDLLRAYELGVNAYVVKPVEFKEFVAAISDLGIFWAVLNEPPPGSLRLNRRGSH, encoded by the coding sequence ATGCTCAAGCCCATCCTGCTGGTCGAAGACAACCCCCGGGACCTGGAGCTGACGCTCCTGGCCCTGGAGCGCAGCCAGTTGGCCAACGAGGTCATCGTCCTGCGTGACGGTGCCGATGCCCTCGATTACCTGTTACGCCGCAATGCCTACGTCGATCGCGACGACGGCAACCCCGCAGTGCTGCTGCTGGACCTGAAACTGCCGAAAATCGATGGCCTGGAAGTACTCAAAGCCGTACGCAACACGCCTGAACTTCGCAGTATTCCGACGGTAATGCTGACTTCTTCGAGAGAAGAGCCGGACCTGCTGCGTGCCTACGAGCTCGGCGTCAACGCCTACGTGGTCAAACCAGTAGAGTTCAAAGAGTTCGTCGCGGCGATTTCCGACCTGGGCATATTCTGGGCGGTGCTCAATGAGCCGCCACCCGGCTCGCTGCGCCTTAACCGCCGTGGCAGCCACTGA